The genomic stretch CCCGTGGATCCTTCTCCttgcaattcttccacttcctctTCCATTAACGACGCGGTCAATGAGCTCGTCGCCACCTCCAAATCGCCCGTAGCTCAAGTCGAGGTCAAGTTTTCCGGCCCTAATCTGCTCCTCAAAACGGTGTCGCACCGCCTCCCCGGCCAAGTGCTCAAGATCATTTCAGCTCTTCAACAACTTGCCCTTGAAATCCTACACGTCAGCATCAGTACCGTTGACGAAACGATGCTCAATTCTTTCACCATTAAGGTAACAAAAACTTCCATTTCCAATTTTTATTCTTGTTATTTAATTTcgtttgtgtatttttttttacatgtaACTTAGtaaaaagggaaagaaaaataCTCACTCCGTTTGCCAAAACCTGACACGATTTGCCATTTCAGATAGTCTGTCATTTAAAGtcatatttacctttttctatctttagTAACTCACACTTACAATTAACTCATTCAACttacattttactataaaaatgtactacaatataaaaatgagactcacATTCTAGTTAcatttttacttattttatttaaaaagtcgaataatttcttaaaacatgtggcTTGTCAAAACGTGTATTTAAATGACAGACAGATGGAGCGTCAATAAGTGCATCAACAATAGTGTGTAAACATTTTACACAGAGTGCGCACACATATTATACTATGCGCAACACATCACAGTCAAGGCGAGTTACACAACGTGTAACACGCATTGTAATGCTTTTGCACTAGCCCACACTACATTCGCTTTCTCCTCCTCAGCGTACACGCCACTCGTGATTGGGTGGCTAGGCTTCATTCGAGccatttttattactattatttttttaaatggaaaAATCTCATGAAATAGAAAGTGAAttcattcttttcttttaaaacattttcgttcttttctcttttgtttattttcatttttattaaatttcgttcttttaatttttcttgtGGTTTAGTATATTAATCTTTGTTTTCCTTCCTAAACAATTAGTCTCTTTTTATTCTTGAAATTTTGAAGCATTTATTATATAATcatgtaaattttttattttaatgaaaatcatatttttttaattaaatggtaTATTAATATAGTTATAAATAGAATTTCAAATTAGATGAAATacgaaagaattaaaaaaattaacaaattggAAAACTGAACTTCAACTGTGCTTATTATTATAGTGTTTGTGATGACCTAATAATATATATAGGTGAGGATTAGCTATAGCATATAGCTAGCTATCTACCCTTGCATACATGTATCTTAATCATTAGAAGTAAAAAAACATACTACAAGGACATATGATTACTCCACTTTTTTGTATTGATGAATGGTAAGCTGGGCCATATTTGTGTTTCTCTTGAAAACAACCTTTCTCCATTGAAAACAACAAGATactcttgttttatttttggaCGTTAATGAATAACTTCTCCACCTACTGCTTACTGTTTGATTTATTACACATCTAGTGCGCATTTTAATCTCATCATATATTGTGTCTTTTGTTTAAATGTTAGATTGGGATTCAGTGCCAATTGAGTGCAGAAGAGTTGGCCGAGCAGATTCAGCAGACATTCTGCTAATTAGCTAAGTGGGAGTGGTCTGTATACAAGAGCATTTGCAGTTGGTAATGGGAATAAAGCAAATGTGGATAAGCTTCTACACTAACCCACTGCTgctgtattaattaattaatgtaatagtTGAGAATTAATTATGTGTAATGTGTAGTAGGTTAGTCGATTTCTTTACCTTCCCCATGGATCATGTTAGTTGCTCATttgttcaatttaatttaaattgaaatgtatcaatttaatttaaattgaaatttatgatattataattaatattcggatcttgtttaaaactctTCTTTGGTTATAAATTCTCAATTCTATCAAGCATTTGAACTTCACATGAAGATAACGATGATAAAAAAACTAGTAGGAGTACATGTTTTTGATGAAGAGAATACATTGATTCGATCATAAATATATGTTGTGGGACCACAAAGGTCACACCCTTCTAATTTGTTATGACAATTGACAACTTTAATTTATTGCTACATATTTGTTATATTCAAATAACATGTGTtgatgacaaaaaaaattatgtcaacCACCTATGTTCACTTgtgaaaatttataaaatcacATTATATTGTTTCACCAACACACGATATGTAGgaatttattttagaaatttacGCTCATTCGCACTCGAAATGACTTGAATCTCTTATCCATTGGTTAGAGAGGAAAATTTACCAAACGTGCTAAATGGATTTTAAAATACTACGATGTGTTATCGATTTTTATTATATCATTCATGGTTGAAATTGTTGAACTATATAGACAAATGGGCCTAACAAGTAGGCCTAGACCCATCGTAACAAAATAGTGTTATCATTGTGgcccaaaaacaaaaatatggcAATGCATATTTGCATCAACCACGCAAATTCTATCTCTTTCAGCAAACTTCATTGCCACCCAGGCTACGAGCAAAAATAATCcctaaaaaatcacataaacaATTTTTTTCGCTTTCGATCTGCTGCTCTCTACCGTCTCTGATCCCTAATTTCACAACTATTCTGTCAGGTACTCGTCCCTGTTTCCTTTAATTTACCTCATTCTAAATTCTGTATATTAAGTTACTCTTTTTTTGTTGGTTTTTTAGGGTtattaattttagatttttatttacAGATAGAGGTACTTGTTTGAGGCTTTTTCCATCGATGTAATGTGATGATTCTCCGTTTTCTTTGCAATTAAATTACTTACAAATTTAGATATGCTTTTCATGGTATTTTGATCCCGTGCGCTATTTCctggcaaaggagttcggtattgCATCGTCATCCGCATAGAGTATTGTttagaattatttttttctgtgtTCGGCTTTCCTATACCCGTTGTCGTATTGGGGAGTTACTTACGGATTTATGCTTGTGAACTGAATCGGTGGCCATACACAATTTAGATTAATGCACTGTGCAGACATGATTATTACCTTGGGTTTGAGAGATTGACGTTTCTTTATAAACTTTTAAAGTCATAAAATGTGGTCAATTTTAAACAGCataattgaatttgaaattttgccaTTTGGGACAGCTTGGGATGGCATCAGTTTCCAGCCAGCCACAGTTCCGGTACACCCAAACTCCATCCAAGGTTCTCCATTTAAGGAATTTACCATGGGAATGTACTGAAGAGGAATTGGTCGAGCTGGGGAAGCCATTTGGGAAGGTTGTCAACACAAAGTGTAATGTTGGAGCAAATAGGAACCAGGCTTTTATTGAGTTTGTAAGTCTAAACTTTTGCTCGATCTGTGACTTGTTGGTAGTTTCTATGATCTGATGTGTTTTCTCTTAACCCCAGGCAGAACTAAATCAAGCTATTGCTATGATATCATATTGTGCATCATCGTCTGAGCCGCCTCAGGTACGAGGGAAAACCGTCTACCTACAATATTCAAACAGGCAAGAAATAGTGAACAACAAAACTACTGCAGATGTTGCTGGAAATGTACTCTTGGTAACAATTGAGGGAGATGATGCACGTCTTGTTAGTATTGATGTCCTACACTTGGTAAGCAATTGAGCATCCCCAACATGAAATCAAAGCATGCAAATATGTGGCAATACAAGGATGTTAGTTTGCTATTATTGTGCCTAGATTGTGGTATGTCCTGCTTAAGCTTTATTTAACAAGAGTCTGAATGAATCAGCAGGAACATGCCAAGGAAATATCTTCGATGGCAGCTTATTGCATTGGGAGAAAGAGTACATGTGTGTTTGTCTTCTTTCTCCTTCCTTAACACTCGCTCTTTCTTCCCTCCCTCCACATAATGATTCTACCCTGAGCTACTTAAGAAACCTCAAATAGTTCCTTTTCCCTTTTCTGTTTGGATTTTTCTGGTACCTCTTTCTGGTTCCTCACTATTTTACTTTATACCCTTGGTAACTCTAGCATTTGTGTTCAATTTTGATTGTTAACGTCTTTGTACTTAATGAATGTTttccattttataattttacaaAGGAGATCTCGCTTAACTAGTTTTTACAAATGCTAGTCTGGAAAAGTGTTTCTTCCTTCCCAACAATGCAACTCGGACCAGCTTAAACCACTTTGATGCCTTAGGATGTTGTACCTGACAGTTGAGAAATTATTGGAAACTCTTGCTACTCCCTGCAAAGTTAAAGTTTGTCCTGTAATTCCCAGTCTGCATTTGGCCAGCATTTTAAAACTTTCACAAATTCAACACTATCCTTGTTTGTGTATTTCATTCATAATACAATATTACAATGACCTTTCTACAATGCTAGTAAGTGTTTTCATGGAATCTATAAACTGTTGCCCGATTTTGTCCTTTACTTCACATTTTTTTGCAGGCTCTGCACATCTTACATGATGTGAGAGATTTATTCCTGTTTCTTTTATTGACATATTTCATTCAGTTCTGTATACTTTAGGTGGGATTTTATTTAGTTAATCCTTAAAACTGCGTTGTGCCTTGTCACTTTTCAGTTATTTTTATGTGTAACCTCCTATTGGTTAACTGTTACTTTGAATGTTGAGGCtgcttttttcttcctttttatttgtcgATGCATGCTAATTAATATTTCAATAGACGTAATCAACAAACAATGTGTGCCTTTTtctgattaatttatttgttgctTGATTTTCAGGTATTTTCAGCCTTTGGGTTTGTTTATAAAATTACTACCTTTGAGAAGACTGCTGGGTTCCAGGTATGTATCTTCAGTAGATCTTTATTCTGATGATATTGTTTTCTTAATGGTTTCTGTCAGTACATAAAATCTGTCTTCCACTGCCATTAGGCTCTGGTGCAATTTTCAGATTCAGAGACTGCCTCTGCTGCCAAAGATGCTCTTGATGGGAGAAGCATTCCAAGGTAATCTGGATTTTTATATTTGGTTTGGGATCTACAACTGTGCTAAAGGGGTACTCTCATGTTCCTCACACGTCACACCACTCTATCCCTCACTCTTTAGCTGTTTCTAGTTACTATTGCTTTAATAGGGATATGATGAAGTTTATCCTTTCTCAGCCCTGGGTGTCTTACTGCAGTGAGTAGATTTTGGGGAGATGGCGACAAGTCAAAAAacaatactacctccgtcccacaataggagtcacatttggtgtgggcacgggttttaagaaatgtaaagaaacatgggttaaataagttagtggactatGGGCCCCACttatatgtactccctccgtcccactttaagtgacacatttttagTTGTAGGATGTCCCACTccaaatgacacatttctaactATAGATACATCACTGCCTctactttttccctctctcgtactttattctctccactttactacttacaaaacaacactacataaaatcccgtgccaaattagaaatgctccacttagagtgggacggagggagtattagttttataataaaatgtgagtggcaaaatgtgactctgATTGTGGAACAgaggacggaggtagtatttgaGTAGGGATTAGAGTTGACTGGATATCCAACGCGTGCGAAGTATTGACATCAATAACTAAAAGATGTATATATTCTTGTGTAGCGACCCTACTTGGTTGTATTCTGAATAACCAATTGAAAACACGCCTACTTGTGGCTAATCAAGAGAAGACAAAGCTTTTTTTTTCAACATGTTGAATTATCTAGGACATAACTTGATTCAATAAGCCTGTTATACACATACTTCAATTTTGAGGGTGTTTAAGTTATTTTTTATTCTCTACTTGTAAAAGAATCTGtttatatgtgtgttttataaGTAATATATATGCTAAATGAAACTTTTTGTCAATATTCCGCTTCTGTCTTTGTTTTGTGCCAGGTATTTGATTCCAGAGCTCGGACCATGTTCTCTTAGGATAACATATTCTGCGCATACAGACTTGAGTGTAAAATTCCAGAGCCACCGTAGTAGGTAAACTAAGTTTTCTTTTTGGCCAGATTGCATTATGGTAGACTGAATTATATCATGATTCTGGTTTCACAAGTTCTATGAATtcatatttgaaatttatttgacATGTCCCTTCTCTGTTAGAGCTATGCTTATACTTATATAACATTCTTATCTTTTCTGCTATGGTAAATTTAGGGACTATACCAATCCTATGCTCCCGGTTGCTTCATCAGCTATAGATGCAAGTGGACAGGTAATTTGTTTACACTAATGTTCAAATCCACTGCTCCTTAGTCCTTAGTATGTGTGGATGGAGGTATCTGAGGGATATGATTGATGTATATACCTTTTTCAGTTTCTGCTCAAAGGTTCCTTTTGTTAGTGGCTTTCAAGATAAATTTTTAACCTGGTGATGACATGCTAGAAAAACTATTTACGTGAGCCTGAAGTGATATGGTGGATTAATTCTTAAAATGTGCTTCTGCTTTCTTTCAGTTTAGTCTAGGAGTTGATGGGAAAAAAATGGAGCCTGAGAGCAATGTTCTACTTGCTTCCATTGAAAACATGCAATATGCAGTTACCTTGGATGTTTTACAAACGGTACATGCCTTGAAACCTTAGAAATCCTTTAGACGTTGGTATACCCTCATTCCTTACTGACATACTGTAATTTGTTTGCACTTCAGGTCTTTTCATCGTTTGGACCTGTCCTAAAAATTGCCACGTTTGATAAAAATGGCGGTCTTCAAGCATTGATCCAGTATCCAGGTAGTATAAAATTGGCTAGCTGCTATTTGTTGCTTTTTACACTTAATCTGGTCTTTAACGAATATGCTAATTTCTTGAAGAAACTATGAACTTATAACTAGTTTTCTGTCTTTTTCTCATTGCTTCATTCCTTCATCTATATTATGCATGCTGCAGATGTCCAGACTGCTGTTGTTGCAAAGGAGGCTTTAGAAGGACATTGCATATATGATGGAGGATACTGTAAGCTTCATATCTCATATTCTCGCCACACTGATCTGAGTATAAAGGTGAGATGCGTAAAATGTCAAATTGAACCAGAACATGCTCTTTCTGGACTTGTATATTGACTCAATTATGCTTTCAGGTTAATAATGATAGAAGCAGAGACTACACCATCCCAAATACTCCAGTTCTAAATTCTCAACCCCCAACTTTAGGACAACAACCATATTCTGGAGGCCCAGGCTTTCCTACTTACAATGGTACGCAATATGCTCCTGGTCCTGATACTCATGCAGCGCCGCCGCCTCATTCAACAGGCTGGAACCCAGCGATGCCTCAGCAAATGCATAATTACCATTATGGAGCCCCCCCGTCAATGGGTCCTGGGGCAGTACCATCTCACTTGCAAAATGGGCAACCACACTCGGCTCCGATGCACCCTTATCGTCATTAATAGCACAGTTATGAAATCATGGTGCAAAGTCAGAAGCCCCAGTCCCTGTTTCACTGGACATGGAACTACTTCGTCGGTTAATGGTACTGCTGTTTTGCACATCCATATCGTCTTAAGTCGATTTATAAAAAATTCAGGATTCTGGTAGCCAAGGTTGTGCCTCCCTCCTAAATGGGCGGTGTTCCATGAAATGTTGACTTATCTTCTTTTGAGTTTTGTCGTCATTTGTGTTGTAATTTCTATTGCTGTACCGTACGTACATCATAGCTTAACTGAATAGCATAAACTTCAAAAGAGCAAGGTGCAACCGTGTGCAGTTTGCGGCTTCGATGTGTGCTTATAAGCttgagacacgagacgagctgtctcgccacgcgcccgagacatgtggcacgtccccatgcgtgcgtgacgcccactacgctggcccgcgagtgggcgtcgtaaCTGATGACgcataattcattttttttaaaaaaaaaaaatcgatttttaaaataaaaaaattttttttcaaacggtaatataccgttaaaatatttattttcatttttaaaatttttaatttttttactctataaataattctattccatactcatttcaaacacaaacacacatctattcctctcaaatcctctctatcactccaatttccatcttcaatcaactcaaacaaatggatccttttgagcaaatgcgccaattaatggaacaatcactcgaagaagatcgactacgagaggcggaggaagccgcaccacccccatgacgctcccggaagtacatcaatcggaaccgggaggaagccgccgcacggttagtacgcgactactttctgcgataacccgatttggggagatacctatttccgtcgccgtttccccgcatgcggaaaccgctatttctccacatagcgaatactttggcggccagggaggagttcttccgagaagggttcgacgcggtcggtcgttcccagccacacgacgctgcagaaatgtactgcagccatccggcagcttgcgactggacaaacggccgacatattcgacgaatacctgcacatcggagacagcactgggcgcttgtgcttgctcaacttctgcagaggcgtccgggcagccttcagtgacgaatttctccggaggccaaccacggaggattgtcagttcctcctcaacctgcacgaacaagtgcacggattccccgggatgcttggcagtgtcgattgcatgcactggcaatggaagaattgcccggtggcttggaggggttcctacacgagcggccacaaaggcacccacccaaccgttgtactcgaggccgttgccgactaccgactttggatctggcacgcgtacttcggggtccctggctcgaacaacgacgtaaacgtgctccaacagtccgacctctttaccgaagttttggatggtaaagcgccggccatcaacttcgtcgccaacaaccggcggtataaaatggggggtactatctcgccgacggcatctacccgaagtggccgaccttcgtgaagacgtgcggcaggccagcgaacccaaagcaggctctttttgcgcagaagcaggaggctgcgcgcaaggatgtggagagggcgttcggggttctccaagcgcgcttcaacatcatcaaagccccggctcgttcgtggttcatggagagcatggtcgacatcatgtatacgtgcataatcttgcacaacatgattgtccgagacgaaggacccgatgccggaaattggttcgaccccgaatcccccggaagctcaaccgcaagtagtccgccgcgaagtggagcgcatccatctatacaagaacggttggctattcgggcaaggacacgcgactctagcgcccacacccaactccaagaggatctaattgagcacatttgggaaaactttggcggagaagattaaattatgtcatttttatttttttagaattttaattatgtcttcgttttttttaatgttaagttgtaatattgttttaattttaataaagtgtgtttgtttaaattgaattgggttttaaaaaaaattataaattaaattgaatgaatagtaattaagagacggtatagagacggttaagagacggagcgttgcaggttccgtctcttagttaagagatggaggaaaaaaggacagtggggtcctcaaatagtgctcaaatagtagttaagagacggtttaagagacggtatagagacagcgttgtggatggcctaatccTTTATTGCAGTAATCATGAGTTTGTTTCTTACCGTCATTTTTGTTTCACCTTTTGTTTCTGCCTTAATATAACGTTGTGAGCGTGTGATGAATCACATtggaataaaatgaaattgattgtTTTTTCATCTCTATCCTTATTTCTGAATATTTATGATTAATTAGATAACTTTACAAATTTTGTTACTTGTTAATATGTTGTAAAAGTTTGGCggcatttttagtttttttcttaCTATAAGCTTCTATTTAGAAATTAATAacaacacaaataaaaaaatcaaaaaataatgGGCGACTATAATCAAATGTTATATTGTTAAGTTTCACTATCAAAGTTAATCAACTTCTATTTTGTAAAAacttctataaatacacattaTATTGTTAAGTTTCACTATCCACTaatcctattttaattatttttttatttttctattttactaaTGTTCTTTGGTGCCAACTATGAATTGCAAGTCCTTACATCACAATACATATTCTAATGTTCCATAACATGAATTAGACAAAATTGAAGGTAATAGTTTAGATGGATAGTTATGATCTATTACTTAATATCACGATTATAtaatgtagtactccctccgtaccaaggaagatgactcatttcttgggcggcacgaaattttatgcaactttattttgtgttttgagtggagagagtaaagtaatagagtgggaataaagtaaagataaaaggtatttctatttttagaaatgagtcatcttggttgagacaaactaaaaaaaagtgggtcatcttcaataggacggagggagtattagctTTAGATTACGAGTCTCGACTTTCAATTATGACAATATCTCGGGTAATGCCTATTATACCAATGAGGATACCAATTATAGGTCATGCCCGATCAACTCAATATTGGATGATCTTGAGTATGGGTTGATTACTAAGTAGGGAGTAGAACAAAAGAATTACGGCTAGAAGTCAATAAATAacatgattaagaaataaataaaattaagagtGGAATTTGAAATAAGGTTATTTACCATTTAATCCATGGATAAGGTTACCATCTCCGGCGCGTGTAGAAATCCAATCTTGTGGTAGGGAAGAAGAGACGAGTAAAGTGGCTCAACTCTGCATCTTTTAAACCCTCAATTTGGAGCTAATCTTGAAAGAATTGATTCTTTGAATCCATCAGCAATGACAATTACACTCCAGGCTTCTCTCATCTGCAAGCCCTCAATCCACCAATTAAACCCTCTTCTTGTCTCTCTAAAACCACTTCTTTCCTATTCCTCCCCTCAATTTTCTTTTCCTAGAAGGTTAAACGGCGGGTCCACCAATTCCTTCCCCTTCAAGTCAAGATTTTTGCGGCATCGTTCCTGCTGTACATTGAATCCTGAAGATTTAA from Salvia splendens isolate huo1 chromosome 4, SspV2, whole genome shotgun sequence encodes the following:
- the LOC121798315 gene encoding polypyrimidine tract-binding protein homolog 2-like isoform X1, yielding MASVSSQPQFRYTQTPSKVLHLRNLPWECTEEELVELGKPFGKVVNTKCNVGANRNQAFIEFAELNQAIAMISYCASSSEPPQVRGKTVYLQYSNRQEIVNNKTTADVAGNVLLVTIEGDDARLVSIDVLHLVFSAFGFVYKITTFEKTAGFQALVQFSDSETASAAKDALDGRSIPRYLIPELGPCSLRITYSAHTDLSVKFQSHRSRDYTNPMLPVASSAIDASGQFSLGVDGKKMEPESNVLLASIENMQYAVTLDVLQTVFSSFGPVLKIATFDKNGGLQALIQYPDVQTAVVAKEALEGHCIYDGGYCKLHISYSRHTDLSIKVNNDRSRDYTIPNTPVLNSQPPTLGQQPYSGGPGFPTYNGTQYAPGPDTHAAPPPHSTGWNPAMPQQMHNYHYGAPPSMGPGAVPSHLQNGQPHSAPMHPYRH
- the LOC121798315 gene encoding polypyrimidine tract-binding protein homolog 2-like isoform X2 yields the protein MISYCASSSEPPQVRGKTVYLQYSNRQEIVNNKTTADVAGNVLLVTIEGDDARLVSIDVLHLVFSAFGFVYKITTFEKTAGFQALVQFSDSETASAAKDALDGRSIPRYLIPELGPCSLRITYSAHTDLSVKFQSHRSRDYTNPMLPVASSAIDASGQFSLGVDGKKMEPESNVLLASIENMQYAVTLDVLQTVFSSFGPVLKIATFDKNGGLQALIQYPDVQTAVVAKEALEGHCIYDGGYCKLHISYSRHTDLSIKVNNDRSRDYTIPNTPVLNSQPPTLGQQPYSGGPGFPTYNGTQYAPGPDTHAAPPPHSTGWNPAMPQQMHNYHYGAPPSMGPGAVPSHLQNGQPHSAPMHPYRH
- the LOC121798315 gene encoding polypyrimidine tract-binding protein homolog 2-like isoform X4, encoding MMHVLLVLMSYTWNMPRKYLRWQLIALGERVHVFSAFGFVYKITTFEKTAGFQALVQFSDSETASAAKDALDGRSIPRYLIPELGPCSLRITYSAHTDLSVKFQSHRSRDYTNPMLPVASSAIDASGQFSLGVDGKKMEPESNVLLASIENMQYAVTLDVLQTVFSSFGPVLKIATFDKNGGLQALIQYPDVQTAVVAKEALEGHCIYDGGYCKLHISYSRHTDLSIKVNNDRSRDYTIPNTPVLNSQPPTLGQQPYSGGPGFPTYNGTQYAPGPDTHAAPPPHSTGWNPAMPQQMHNYHYGAPPSMGPGAVPSHLQNGQPHSAPMHPYRH
- the LOC121798315 gene encoding polypyrimidine tract-binding protein homolog 2-like isoform X3, producing the protein MMHVLLVLMSYTCRNMPRKYLRWQLIALGERVHVFSAFGFVYKITTFEKTAGFQALVQFSDSETASAAKDALDGRSIPRYLIPELGPCSLRITYSAHTDLSVKFQSHRSRDYTNPMLPVASSAIDASGQFSLGVDGKKMEPESNVLLASIENMQYAVTLDVLQTVFSSFGPVLKIATFDKNGGLQALIQYPDVQTAVVAKEALEGHCIYDGGYCKLHISYSRHTDLSIKVNNDRSRDYTIPNTPVLNSQPPTLGQQPYSGGPGFPTYNGTQYAPGPDTHAAPPPHSTGWNPAMPQQMHNYHYGAPPSMGPGAVPSHLQNGQPHSAPMHPYRH